In Buchnera aphidicola (Brachycaudus tragopogonis), the following are encoded in one genomic region:
- the dnaT gene encoding primosomal protein DnaT: MKILLSNTVTLNLFCKNPLPILEASKNGIVEVLRDDSTVFYAVTPGVLQKIFDIEYNVSYEDSIKKNTYEKFSMHDKWTPDKDFVRKSALWGIILHEEISESELASFISYWKAEGCFFHHIQWQQKFARSLQKTRSYNQFSQKKRDITYIPTPDKTIPSGFRGK, encoded by the coding sequence ATGAAAATTCTACTTTCCAACACTGTAACACTTAATTTATTTTGCAAAAATCCTCTTCCAATACTAGAAGCATCAAAAAATGGAATTGTGGAAGTTTTACGAGATGATTCTACTGTATTTTATGCAGTCACTCCAGGTGTTTTACAAAAAATATTTGATATTGAATATAATGTATCATATGAAGATTCTATAAAAAAAAATACATATGAAAAATTTTCAATGCATGACAAATGGACTCCTGATAAAGATTTTGTTCGTAAATCCGCACTGTGGGGAATTATATTACATGAAGAAATATCAGAATCAGAACTAGCATCCTTTATTTCTTATTGGAAAGCTGAAGGTTGTTTTTTCCATCATATACAATGGCAACAAAAATTTGCTAGAAGTTTGCAAAAAACTAGATCTTATAATCAATTTTCACAAAAAAAACGAGATATCACTTATATTCCAACACCTGATAAAACAATACCAAGTGGATTTAGAGGTAAATAA
- the rsmD gene encoding 16S rRNA (guanine(966)-N(2))-methyltransferase RsmD, with protein MNNYFFKKKGKIYIISGKLKGRKISFSNFLNLRPTTNRIRETLFEWLSKYIKNSRCLDCFAGSGALGFEAISRNAEFLTLLEIEKKTVSILQKNIKKLNINNLELIHTNTFHWLKKTGKPYDIIFIDPPYYQGLIQKTLILLENKKWVKKNSLIYIEKEKSQDLILPKNWILYKKKNTKHIECYLYIFKT; from the coding sequence ATGAACAATTATTTTTTTAAAAAAAAAGGTAAAATTTATATTATTTCTGGAAAATTAAAAGGTAGAAAAATATCCTTTAGCAATTTTTTAAACCTACGTCCTACTACTAATCGAATACGTGAAACATTGTTTGAATGGTTATCAAAATATATTAAAAACTCAAGATGTCTCGATTGCTTTGCTGGTAGTGGAGCACTAGGATTCGAAGCTATATCCCGCAATGCTGAATTTTTAACTTTACTAGAAATAGAAAAAAAAACAGTTTCTATTCTTCAAAAAAATATTAAAAAATTGAATATAAATAATTTAGAATTAATACATACGAATACTTTTCATTGGTTAAAAAAAACCGGAAAACCATATGATATAATCTTTATTGATCCACCTTATTATCAAGGATTAATTCAAAAAACTTTAATTTTATTAGAAAACAAAAAATGGGTTAAAAAAAACTCTCTTATTTATATAGAAAAAGAAAAAAGTCAAGATTTAATCTTGCCAAAAAACTGGATTTTATATAAAAAAAAAAATACAAAACACATAGAATGTTATCTCTACATCTTTAAAACATAA
- the ftsY gene encoding signal recognition particle-docking protein FtsY: MKNEKKNGFFSWLNSKIRKNKVLDIKKNNQEKIENDNTLSNDIIANQKKEYLESNTNICISENVIIPKEEIIEKKDVIENLSSNLEKDQQKKMNFFTRLKKSLKKTKNFLGDGINHIFLSKKIDNALFEELEEKMLLADIGINTTNRIISNLIKDVNRQDLKNSEKVYCVLKKNMYTILQNVEKPLEISDHMTFVILVVGVNGTGKTTTVAKLAQKYKLEGKSVILAAADTFRAAAIEQLQTLGKLHNIPVVAQRTGSDPAAVVFDALKSAKSKKKDILIIDTAGRLHNKLHLIEELKKIVRVIKKIDPAAPHEKMLIVDACNGQNTIQQTEIFHQALNLTGIVITKLDGTAKGGVVFSLSDQFNIPIRYIGIGEKTQDLGVFNSKEFIRAIFNEI; the protein is encoded by the coding sequence ATGAAAAATGAAAAAAAAAACGGTTTTTTTTCTTGGTTAAATTCTAAAATAAGAAAGAATAAGGTATTAGATATAAAAAAGAATAATCAAGAAAAAATAGAAAATGATAATACTTTATCTAATGATATAATAGCAAATCAAAAAAAAGAATATCTTGAGAGCAATACAAATATATGTATTTCTGAAAATGTTATAATTCCAAAAGAAGAAATTATAGAGAAAAAAGATGTAATTGAGAATTTAAGTAGTAATTTAGAGAAAGATCAGCAGAAAAAAATGAATTTTTTTACACGTTTAAAGAAAAGTTTAAAAAAAACAAAAAATTTTCTTGGTGATGGAATTAATCATATTTTTTTATCAAAAAAAATTGATAACGCGCTTTTTGAAGAATTAGAAGAAAAAATGTTACTTGCTGATATTGGAATTAATACTACTAATCGTATTATTAGCAATTTAATTAAAGATGTAAATCGTCAAGATTTAAAAAATTCAGAAAAAGTATACTGTGTATTAAAAAAAAATATGTATACTATTTTGCAAAACGTTGAAAAACCTTTAGAAATATCTGATCATATGACTTTTGTTATTTTGGTTGTTGGAGTTAATGGAACAGGAAAAACAACAACAGTTGCTAAATTAGCACAAAAATATAAATTAGAAGGTAAATCTGTTATATTGGCCGCCGCAGATACATTTAGAGCTGCAGCAATAGAACAATTACAAACATTGGGTAAATTACACAATATACCAGTAGTCGCACAGCGTACTGGTTCTGATCCTGCAGCAGTCGTGTTTGATGCACTAAAGTCGGCAAAATCGAAAAAAAAAGATATTTTAATTATTGATACAGCAGGGCGATTACATAATAAATTACACTTAATTGAAGAATTAAAAAAAATAGTTAGAGTTATAAAAAAAATAGATCCTGCTGCTCCACATGAAAAAATGTTAATTGTTGATGCTTGTAATGGACAAAATACAATACAACAAACAGAAATATTTCATCAGGCATTAAATCTTACTGGTATAGTGATTACTAAATTAGATGGAACAGCTAAGGGAGGTGTAGTTTTTTCATTATCTGATCAATTTAATATTCCTATTCGCTATATTGGAATTGGTGAAAAAACTCAAGATTTAGGTGTTTTTAATAGCAAAGAGTTTATTCGGGCTATATTTAATGAAATATAA
- the rpoH gene encoding RNA polymerase sigma factor RpoH has translation MINKVQILSVTPPGNLDAYIRIANLWPMLSIEEEQSLTKRLRYNSDLDAAKTLILSHLRFVIHISRNYAGYGLLQADLIQEGNIGLMKAVRRFNPEIGVRLVSFAVHWIKSEIHEYVLRNWRIVKVATTKSQRKLFFNLRKTKKRLGWFNEEEIKIVAKELGVSSKDVREMESRMSAQDVVFNPLPEDDFIDGKNNTTMQYLHDKKSNFANGVEQDNWEEHATNKLSDALLGLDERSRDIIHARWLDTNKKNTLQNIANNYGISAERVRQLEKNAMKKLRIAIEK, from the coding sequence ATGATTAATAAAGTACAGATTTTATCTGTAACACCACCAGGTAATTTAGATGCTTATATTAGAATAGCTAACTTATGGCCAATGCTATCAATTGAAGAAGAACAATCACTCACTAAACGTTTACGTTATAATAGTGATTTAGACGCCGCAAAAACTTTAATTTTATCTCATCTCCGTTTTGTAATTCATATTTCACGTAATTATGCAGGATATGGTTTACTGCAAGCTGATTTAATACAAGAAGGTAATATAGGATTAATGAAAGCTGTACGGAGATTTAATCCAGAAATAGGAGTACGTTTAGTCTCGTTTGCTGTACACTGGATTAAATCTGAAATACATGAATATGTTTTACGAAACTGGCGTATTGTAAAAGTAGCAACTACAAAATCTCAAAGAAAATTATTTTTTAATTTAAGAAAAACCAAAAAAAGATTAGGTTGGTTTAACGAAGAAGAAATCAAAATAGTTGCCAAAGAATTAGGTGTTAGTAGTAAAGATGTAAGAGAAATGGAATCTCGTATGTCAGCTCAAGATGTTGTTTTTAATCCGTTACCTGAAGATGATTTTATAGATGGAAAAAATAATACTACTATGCAATATCTGCACGATAAAAAATCTAATTTTGCTAATGGAGTTGAACAAGATAATTGGGAAGAACATGCTACTAATAAACTTAGCGATGCACTATTAGGATTAGATGAACGTAGTCGTGATATCATTCATGCTCGTTGGTTAGATACTAATAAAAAAAATACTTTACAAAATATAGCAAATAATTATGGTATTTCTGCTGAACGTGTTCGACAATTAGAAAAAAATGCTATGAAAAAATTAAGAATAGCTATAGAAAAATAG
- the glmS gene encoding glutamine--fructose-6-phosphate transaminase (isomerizing), protein MCGIVAAVTRYNIINILLEGIKKLEYRGYDSSGLAVVDHKNNIIRIRCVGKVNELIKEVNKKKISGHIGMAHTRWATHGKISKENTHPHISSNIIVVHNGVINNNSILRVFLKKQGYIFYSDTDTEVIAHLLHWEQNKKKDSLQQTIRKSIKKLHGNYSMVVIDKNNPFQLIAARSGSPLVIGLGEEGNFIASDQIALLHITKRFVYLEEGDVAIVKKKEINIFNRKNFKIERKVTISNLQYKSAKKGKYSHYMEKEIYEQPISIRNTLKHYLKENNSIYFPELESKEKNIFYHAEHIQIVACGTSYNAALVSKYWFESLANIPCDVEIASEFSSRKLAVRKKSFLITLSQSGETADTLSALRYAKKLGYLGNLTICNMEGSSLVKESDFHILTQAGIEIGVASTKSFTTQLTVLLMLVAKIADFKKKYFISKKIIHSLSTLPSQIEKILKKNELIKTIANKLSNKKNILFLGRGEYYPIAIEGALKIKEIAYIHAEAYPAGELKHGPLALIDENMTVIIIAPKNLLLEKIQNNIKEICLRGGLIYVFSDQDFDCEDNVHIIKLPKVQELIAPIFYIIPLQLLAYYIALSKGKNIDQPRHLAKSVTVE, encoded by the coding sequence ATGTGTGGCATTGTTGCTGCAGTAACACGATATAATATCATTAATATTCTTCTTGAAGGTATTAAAAAATTAGAATATCGAGGATATGATTCTTCAGGATTGGCTGTAGTAGATCATAAAAACAACATAATTAGAATTCGTTGTGTTGGAAAAGTTAATGAACTTATCAAAGAAGTAAATAAAAAAAAAATATCTGGTCATATTGGCATGGCTCATACTCGATGGGCTACTCATGGTAAAATTTCAAAAGAAAATACTCATCCACATATTTCTTCAAATATTATTGTCGTTCATAATGGAGTTATTAATAATAATTCTATATTACGAGTTTTTTTGAAAAAACAAGGATATATATTTTATTCTGATACTGATACAGAAGTAATTGCACATTTATTACATTGGGAGCAAAACAAAAAAAAAGATTCACTTCAACAAACAATACGAAAGAGCATAAAAAAATTACATGGCAATTATAGTATGGTTGTAATAGATAAAAATAATCCATTTCAATTAATAGCAGCAAGATCTGGAAGCCCATTAGTTATAGGATTAGGAGAAGAAGGAAACTTTATAGCTTCTGATCAAATTGCATTATTACATATAACAAAACGTTTTGTATACTTAGAAGAAGGTGATGTAGCTATTGTTAAAAAAAAAGAAATCAATATTTTTAATAGAAAAAACTTTAAGATTGAAAGAAAGGTAACTATATCTAACTTACAATATAAATCAGCAAAAAAAGGAAAATATTCTCATTATATGGAAAAAGAAATATATGAACAACCTATATCAATTAGAAATACTTTAAAACATTATCTAAAAGAAAACAATTCAATATATTTTCCAGAATTAGAATCAAAAGAAAAGAACATTTTTTATCATGCAGAACATATTCAAATAGTTGCATGCGGTACTTCATATAATGCAGCGCTGGTCTCAAAATATTGGTTTGAATCACTAGCTAATATCCCTTGTGATGTAGAAATAGCTTCTGAATTTTCTTCAAGAAAATTAGCAGTAAGAAAAAAAAGCTTTCTAATTACTTTATCTCAATCAGGTGAAACTGCTGATACATTATCAGCATTAAGATATGCTAAAAAACTAGGATATTTAGGCAATTTAACTATATGTAACATGGAAGGATCCTCATTAGTTAAAGAGTCTGACTTTCACATATTAACTCAAGCTGGAATAGAAATAGGAGTTGCTTCAACCAAATCTTTCACTACTCAATTAACTGTTTTACTTATGTTAGTAGCTAAAATAGCAGATTTTAAAAAAAAATACTTTATCTCAAAAAAAATTATCCACTCTTTGAGTACTTTACCTAGTCAAATTGAAAAGATTTTAAAAAAAAATGAATTAATTAAAACTATTGCAAATAAATTATCTAATAAAAAAAATATATTATTTCTTGGACGAGGTGAATATTATCCTATTGCAATTGAAGGGGCTTTAAAAATAAAAGAAATTGCTTATATTCATGCTGAAGCTTATCCTGCAGGGGAACTTAAACATGGACCACTTGCTCTTATCGATGAAAATATGACAGTCATTATCATAGCGCCAAAAAATTTGTTATTAGAAAAAATTCAAAACAACATAAAAGAGATTTGTTTAAGAGGAGGCTTAATTTATGTTTTTTCAGATCAAGATTTTGATTGCGAAGACAACGTTCATATTATTAAACTTCCAAAGGTTCAAGAATTAATAGCACCTATTTTTTATATTATTCCCTTACAACTTCTTGCTTACTACATCGCACTAAGTAAAGGAAAAAACATTGATCAACCAAGACATTTAGCTAAATCAGTAACAGTAGAATAA
- the glmU gene encoding bifunctional UDP-N-acetylglucosamine diphosphorylase/glucosamine-1-phosphate N-acetyltransferase GlmU produces the protein MFKKEISVVILAAGKGSRMKSNYPKVLHSLGGKTILEHVIKTAQSIKPRKIILVYNGEKKNILSKIYDISIEWVIQEKPEGTGHAILLASKKFSDNENILVLYGDVPLISIESIKKLENSKKQSTISLLTMKVKNPNGYGRIIRTKGKISGIVEEQDANSKQKKIKEIYSGIFIANGKDLKRWLGKINNKNSKKEFYATDIISLAYLEGNFIQTIQPLKYQEILGVNNKMQLSILEKILQQEQINRLLIAGVTLKDPSHFVLRGTLKHGKNVEIDTAVILEDNVFLGNNVKIGAGCIIKNSIINDNTNIEAYTIIENAKIGKNCIIGPFAHLRINTLLDEEVQIGNFVEIKDTIIKTQSKVKHLSYLGDSEIGSKVNIGAGSITCNYDGINKFKTIIGDNVLVGSNTQLVAPIKIIKNTTIAAGTTLMKDVNTSSCLVYNTKEQRYKKNWIRPNKIDQK, from the coding sequence ATGTTCAAAAAAGAAATAAGCGTAGTAATACTTGCAGCTGGAAAAGGAAGTAGAATGAAATCTAATTATCCTAAAGTATTACATTCTTTAGGAGGAAAGACAATTTTAGAGCATGTAATTAAAACAGCACAATCTATAAAACCTAGAAAAATTATATTAGTCTATAATGGTGAAAAAAAAAATATACTATCTAAAATTTATGATATTTCAATTGAATGGGTAATACAAGAAAAACCAGAAGGAACAGGACACGCTATACTTTTAGCTTCAAAAAAATTTTCAGATAATGAAAATATACTAGTTTTATATGGAGATGTACCATTGATTTCGATTGAATCTATAAAAAAATTAGAAAATTCTAAAAAACAATCAACAATCAGTCTATTAACTATGAAAGTAAAAAATCCCAATGGATATGGCCGTATTATAAGAACTAAAGGAAAAATTAGCGGTATTGTAGAAGAACAAGACGCAAATTCTAAACAAAAAAAAATAAAAGAAATATATTCTGGAATTTTTATAGCTAACGGTAAAGACTTAAAAAGATGGTTAGGAAAAATTAATAATAAAAATAGTAAAAAAGAGTTTTACGCCACTGATATTATCTCTTTAGCTTATCTTGAAGGTAATTTTATTCAAACAATACAACCTTTAAAATATCAAGAGATACTAGGTGTCAATAATAAAATGCAATTGTCTATATTAGAAAAAATTCTTCAACAAGAACAAATTAATCGATTACTTATTGCTGGAGTCACATTAAAAGATCCCTCTCATTTTGTTTTAAGAGGAACATTAAAACATGGAAAAAATGTTGAAATCGATACAGCTGTTATTTTGGAGGATAACGTTTTTTTAGGTAATAACGTTAAAATTGGCGCAGGATGTATTATTAAAAATAGTATTATTAATGATAATACTAATATTGAAGCATATACAATAATAGAAAATGCTAAAATAGGTAAAAATTGTATTATAGGTCCTTTTGCTCACTTAAGAATCAATACTTTATTAGATGAAGAAGTCCAAATAGGAAATTTTGTTGAAATAAAAGATACTATTATCAAAACGCAATCTAAAGTAAAACACTTAAGTTATCTCGGCGATTCTGAAATTGGCTCTAAAGTAAACATTGGTGCCGGTAGTATTACATGTAATTACGATGGAATTAATAAATTTAAAACCATTATTGGTGACAATGTTTTAGTAGGTTCTAATACGCAATTAGTTGCACCAATTAAAATCATAAAAAATACAACTATCGCAGCAGGTACTACTTTAATGAAAGACGTTAATACATCGTCTTGTTTAGTTTATAACACCAAAGAACAAAGATACAAAAAAAATTGGATACGTCCTAATAAAATTGATCAAAAATAA
- a CDS encoding Cof-type HAD-IIB family hydrolase: MNKIIAVDLDGTLLSPENQITEYTKKTIQLLIKKKIYFILASGRHHTDVMKIRDILNIKSFMITSNGASVYDLDNKLIFDHHLDEDISINLCNIVYSDKDIITQVYQNNKWYINNNKIDNNFCPVLTNLKYEYFKLGSLKSSNISKIFYTSKNIKKLYNLEKKIINDYKNKVHVSFSVPGCLEVISGKTSKGHGLQLISHLLDIPLKNFFSFGDGMNDQEMLSISGKAYIMKNADKRLKDALPHVEIIGSNNNNGVAVCLNKIFLEKKSNVFL; this comes from the coding sequence ATGAATAAAATTATTGCAGTAGATTTAGATGGTACTTTACTTTCTCCAGAGAATCAAATAACAGAATATACTAAAAAAACTATTCAATTATTAATAAAAAAGAAAATCTATTTTATTCTTGCTTCTGGTCGTCATCATACAGATGTTATGAAAATTAGAGATATTTTAAATATTAAATCTTTTATGATAACTTCTAATGGTGCTAGTGTTTACGATTTAGATAATAAATTGATTTTTGATCATCATTTAGATGAAGATATTTCTATAAATTTGTGTAATATAGTATATTCAGATAAAGATATTATTACTCAAGTATATCAAAATAATAAATGGTATATAAACAATAATAAAATAGATAATAATTTTTGTCCTGTTCTTACAAATTTAAAATATGAATATTTTAAATTGGGTAGTTTAAAATCTAGCAATATTAGTAAGATTTTTTATACAAGTAAAAACATTAAAAAATTATATAATCTTGAAAAAAAAATTATTAATGATTATAAAAATAAAGTGCATGTTAGTTTTTCAGTCCCAGGTTGTCTTGAAGTAATATCTGGTAAGACTTCAAAGGGTCATGGATTACAATTAATATCTCATTTATTAGATATTCCTTTAAAGAATTTTTTTTCTTTTGGAGATGGGATGAATGATCAAGAAATGCTGAGTATTTCTGGAAAAGCATATATTATGAAAAATGCAGATAAACGTTTAAAAGACGCATTACCACATGTAGAAATTATTGGAAGTAATAATAATAACGGTGTTGCAGTATGTTTAAATAAAATATTTCTTGAAAAGAAGAGCAACGTGTTTTTATAG
- the metR gene encoding HTH-type transcriptional regulator MetR, which translates to MIEIKHLRTLQALKNSGSLSAAAIQLHQTQSAVSHQCNELEKKLGFKLFIRKSHPIKFTIQGKILLQLSEEILPKIQKAIHKCTDSHHMIIRLAIECHSCIQWLTPALKVFQNTWPKVEIDFYSDMTFTPQPFLQQGKLDIVLTSEVFPRSNLFYAPIFDFEVRLILSPNHPLASKKNNILPEDLASEILMIYPVERHRLDIWKYFLQPAGIIPIFKNVNNTLLLIQMVSAQMGIAALPHWVVENFEHQGLIVTKKIGNGIWGRLYAAIRNGEQKELVIQNFINSIRLHAITNLKFIRGILQPRFHKNILI; encoded by the coding sequence ATGATTGAAATTAAACACCTTAGAACATTGCAAGCATTAAAAAATAGTGGATCACTAAGTGCAGCTGCTATTCAATTACATCAAACACAATCCGCAGTATCACATCAATGTAATGAATTAGAAAAAAAATTAGGGTTTAAATTATTTATTAGAAAAAGTCATCCTATAAAATTCACTATTCAAGGTAAAATTTTACTTCAATTATCTGAAGAAATACTACCTAAAATACAAAAAGCAATACACAAATGTACAGATTCACATCATATGATTATTCGATTAGCTATTGAATGCCATAGCTGTATTCAATGGTTAACACCAGCATTAAAAGTATTTCAAAATACATGGCCAAAAGTAGAAATAGATTTTTATTCAGATATGACATTCACTCCTCAACCATTTCTTCAACAAGGAAAACTAGACATTGTACTTACTTCTGAAGTATTTCCAAGAAGTAACTTATTTTACGCACCTATTTTTGATTTTGAAGTACGTTTAATTTTATCACCTAATCATCCTCTAGCTTCAAAAAAAAACAATATTCTCCCAGAAGATTTAGCATCTGAAATATTGATGATTTATCCTGTTGAACGACATAGATTAGATATATGGAAATATTTTTTGCAACCTGCAGGTATTATACCAATTTTTAAAAATGTAAATAATACATTACTTTTAATTCAAATGGTATCAGCACAAATGGGAATTGCTGCACTACCGCATTGGGTAGTAGAAAATTTTGAGCATCAGGGTTTAATAGTAACAAAAAAAATAGGAAATGGAATATGGGGAAGACTTTATGCTGCAATACGAAATGGTGAACAAAAAGAGTTAGTTATACAAAATTTTATTAATTCTATACGTTTACATGCTATAACTAATTTAAAATTTATTCGTGGTATATTACAACCACGATTTCATAAAAATATTTTAATATAA